TCAGGATGCCCAGCGGGATCTCGATGGCCAGCACCACCGCCGTGTACAGGATCTGCCGCCCGAACGCGCCGTGCAGTTCAGGGTCGCGCAGCACCTCCTTGAACCAGTCCAGGCCCACGAACACCTTCTGGGTGGGGCTGATGATGTCCTGCACCGAGTAGTTGATGACGGTCAGCAGCGGGATAATGGCGCTGAACGCCACGGACAGCACCACGGGTAGCACCAGGAACCAGGCCTTGTTGTTGCGGGTCTTTAGCATGCACGGCTCCGGGAGGCTGGGCTCATAGGGACGGGAAAGGGAGGCATCAGCGCACCAGCCGTGAATCGGCGTAGAGCTTCGTCTGGGTGGGCGGGAAGTGCAGGTAACCGGGGCCGGGCGTGAGCACGGCGTCCTCGGGGAGCTTGGCCTTCAGGGTCTGGCCGCCCAGGGTGGCGGTGGCGATCTTGAAGTTCCCCAGGTCGTCCACGCGCTCGATCACGGCGGGCACGGCGTCCGGGCCGTCCACGTGACCGGCCCCCAGGAACTCCGGGCGGATGCCGAGGGTCAGGCCCCCTGCGCCGCGTGCCCGTTCCAGCGTCGCGGCGTCCAGCGGCACCACGGCGTTCCCGACCTGCACGCCACCGGCACTGGCCGAGCACGGCAGCAGGTTCATGCCGGGCGACCCGATGAAGTACCCGACGAAGGTGTGGGCGGGTTCCTCGAACAGCTCCTGCGGGGTGCCTGCCTGCACGACCTCGCCGGCCTGCATCAGCACGACCTGATCGGCGAAGGTCAGCGCCTCGACCTGATCGTGCGTGACATAGATCAGCGACAGTTTCAGTTCGTGGTGGATCTGCTTGAGCTTGCTGCGCAGTTGCCATTTCAGGTGTGGATCGATCACAGTGAGCGGCTCGTCGAACAGGATCGCGGCCACGTCCTTCCTGACCAGCCCGCGCCCCAGCGAGATCTTCTGCTTCATGTCGGCCGACAGGCCGCTGGCGCGGTGGCGGAGATCCGGGGTGAGTTCCAGCAGCTCTGCGACCTGCGCCACGCGCTTTCTCACCTCGGGTTCCGGCACGCGGCGGTTGCGCAGCGGAAACGCCAGGTTATCGTGCACGGTCATCGTGTCGTAGATGACCGGGAACTGGAACACCTGCGCGATGTTGCGGGCCTCAGTCGGCAGATCCGTGACGTCGCGCCCATCGAACAGCACCCGCCCGTGCGAGGGCCGCAGCAGGCCCGAGATGATGTTCAGCAGTGTTGTCTTCCCGCAGCCCGACGGCCCCAGCAGCGCGTAGGCCCCGCCGTCCTGCCACGTCATGGTCATGGGCCGCAGCGCGTAGTCCTCGGGCTTCTGGGGATCGGGCCGGTATGCGTGGGCCAGTTCGACGAGTTCTATGCGGGCCATCAGGCATTCACCTCCACTAGGGTGCGTGACGGTGCGGCAGCCAGGGCTCCGGCGCTATCGAAGGCGAACATCCGGCGGGGACTGACGTGCAGCGTGACCGCCTGCCCCGGCGTGACCGGATGAATGCCCGGCAGCTGTGCGACCAGATGTGCGCCGTCGCCCGCGCCCAGCCGCGTGTGCAGGTACGTCTCCGAACCCGACAGTTCCGCGATGTTCACCACGGCCCCCATCGGCAGGTCGTCCGGGCCTTCCGGGCGCAGGCCCGCGTGGTTGGCGCGTACGCCCAGCCGGTACGCCCCGTCGAGACCGGCAAGATGCGGCGGCAGCGCAAAGCGCTCGCCCCCGGCCAGTTGCCCCTGCCCACCGCCCAGCGTGGCGTCGAGCAGGTTGATGGGCGGGTCGCTGAACACCTGCCCGACCCGCATGGTCGCGGGGTGGTGGTAGACCTCCAGCGTGTTCCCCGCCTGCAGCAGGCGGCCCTCGCTGAGCACGGCGACCTGCCCGCCCAGCGTGAGCGCCTCGAAGGGCTCGGTCGTCGAGTACACGACGACGGCGCTGCGCCGCGCGAAGATGCCCTGCATCTCGGCACGCAGTTCCTCGCGTAGCTTGTAGTCCAGGTTCACCAGCGGTTCGTCGAACAGCAGCAGGTCGGCGTCCTTGACCAGCGCCCGCGCGATGGCCACGCGCTGCTGCTGTCCGCCCGAGAGTTCCGCCGGAAGGCGCCCCAGCATGGGTTCCAGGTGCATCAGCGCGGCCACGTCGTGAACCCTCGCCCCGATGTCGGCGGCATTCACTCCCGCGATCCGCAGCGGCGAGGCGATGTTCTCGAACACCGTGAAGTTTGGGTAATTCACGAACTGCTGGTACACGAAGGCCACTGACCGTTTCTGGACGTTCACGCCGGTCACGTCCTGCCCGTCCACCAGCACCCGGCCGGCGCTGGGCTGATCGAGCCCGGCCATGATCCGCATCAGCGAGGTCTTGCCCGCCAGGGTCGGCCCGAGCAGAACGTTCAGGCCGGGATGCAGGGTCAGGGTCAGGGGGTACAGGTGCGTCTGGCCCTGGACGACCCTGGAGACGGCGTCGAGGGTCAGGGTCACGTGGGCGTCCTGGAGGGCGTGAACGTGGGCATGCGGAAACTCCTCGGGGGGCCAGGGCAGGGCAGCGCGACGGTGTAGGGCAGGTCACCGCCACAGGAGCATGACGACCAGATGAAATGTGCTGTGAACGGATGATATGGGCTGCGGAACGAATGTTCAAGTGCCGTGCCGCGAACGCTGCACTCCGTCCACCGATAGCTGCTCACCGCTGGTGGACGCCGCCCCCAGAGGCTCCGGCCCCAGCTGGGGGCAGGCTTGACACCCACTCCGCCGGACGTATCCTGACCCCAC
This sequence is a window from Deinococcus metalli. Protein-coding genes within it:
- a CDS encoding ABC transporter ATP-binding protein; its protein translation is MARIELVELAHAYRPDPQKPEDYALRPMTMTWQDGGAYALLGPSGCGKTTLLNIISGLLRPSHGRVLFDGRDVTDLPTEARNIAQVFQFPVIYDTMTVHDNLAFPLRNRRVPEPEVRKRVAQVAELLELTPDLRHRASGLSADMKQKISLGRGLVRKDVAAILFDEPLTVIDPHLKWQLRSKLKQIHHELKLSLIYVTHDQVEALTFADQVVLMQAGEVVQAGTPQELFEEPAHTFVGYFIGSPGMNLLPCSASAGGVQVGNAVVPLDAATLERARGAGGLTLGIRPEFLGAGHVDGPDAVPAVIERVDDLGNFKIATATLGGQTLKAKLPEDAVLTPGPGYLHFPPTQTKLYADSRLVR
- a CDS encoding ABC transporter ATP-binding protein, which gives rise to MTLTLDAVSRVVQGQTHLYPLTLTLHPGLNVLLGPTLAGKTSLMRIMAGLDQPSAGRVLVDGQDVTGVNVQKRSVAFVYQQFVNYPNFTVFENIASPLRIAGVNAADIGARVHDVAALMHLEPMLGRLPAELSGGQQQRVAIARALVKDADLLLFDEPLVNLDYKLREELRAEMQGIFARRSAVVVYSTTEPFEALTLGGQVAVLSEGRLLQAGNTLEVYHHPATMRVGQVFSDPPINLLDATLGGGQGQLAGGERFALPPHLAGLDGAYRLGVRANHAGLRPEGPDDLPMGAVVNIAELSGSETYLHTRLGAGDGAHLVAQLPGIHPVTPGQAVTLHVSPRRMFAFDSAGALAAAPSRTLVEVNA